Proteins encoded together in one Nocardioides marinisabuli window:
- a CDS encoding GuaB3 family IMP dehydrogenase-related protein has translation MSEIEIGRAKRARRAYSFDDVAIVPSRRTRDPEEVSTHWQIDAYRFDLPVMAAPMDSVMSPSTAIAFGRHGGLGVLNLEGLWTRYEDPEPLLEEVAGLTGTDAVRRMQEIYLEPVKAELITHRLREVREAGVTVAGSLSPQRTKEFAKTVVDAGVDMFVIRGTTVSAEHVSSQAEPLNLKDFIYELDVPVIVGGCATHQAALHLMRTGAAGVLVGFGGGAAHTTRTVLGVAVPMASAVADVAAARRDYLDESGGRYVHVIADGSIGRSGDIAKAIACGADAVMVGSPFARASDAPGRGFHWGTEAHHPELPRGQRVQFDTVGTFEEILFGPSRVADGTMNLIGALRRAMATTGYTDVKEFQRVEVVVE, from the coding sequence GTGAGCGAGATCGAGATCGGACGCGCCAAGCGGGCCCGCCGCGCCTACTCCTTCGACGACGTCGCGATCGTGCCCTCCCGGCGCACGCGCGACCCCGAGGAGGTCAGCACGCACTGGCAGATCGACGCCTACCGCTTCGACCTGCCGGTGATGGCCGCGCCGATGGACTCGGTGATGTCGCCGAGCACCGCGATCGCGTTCGGGCGCCACGGCGGCCTCGGCGTGCTCAACCTCGAGGGCCTGTGGACCCGCTACGAGGACCCCGAGCCGCTGCTCGAGGAGGTGGCCGGCCTGACCGGCACCGACGCGGTGCGCCGGATGCAGGAGATCTACCTCGAGCCCGTCAAGGCCGAGCTCATCACCCACCGCCTGCGCGAGGTGCGCGAGGCGGGGGTGACGGTCGCCGGCTCGCTCTCGCCCCAGCGCACCAAGGAGTTCGCCAAGACGGTCGTCGACGCCGGCGTCGACATGTTCGTCATCCGCGGCACCACCGTCTCGGCCGAGCACGTCTCGAGCCAGGCCGAGCCGCTGAACCTCAAGGACTTCATCTACGAGCTCGACGTCCCGGTGATCGTCGGTGGCTGCGCCACCCACCAGGCCGCCCTGCACCTGATGCGCACCGGTGCCGCCGGTGTCCTCGTCGGCTTCGGCGGGGGAGCGGCCCACACCACCCGCACCGTCCTCGGCGTCGCGGTGCCGATGGCCTCCGCGGTGGCCGACGTGGCCGCGGCGCGCCGCGACTACCTCGACGAGTCGGGCGGGCGCTACGTCCACGTCATCGCCGACGGCTCGATCGGCCGCTCCGGCGACATCGCCAAGGCCATCGCCTGCGGTGCCGACGCGGTGATGGTCGGCTCGCCGTTCGCGCGCGCCTCCGACGCGCCGGGCCGCGGCTTCCACTGGGGCACCGAGGCGCACCACCCCGAGCTGCCGCGTGGCCAGCGGGTCCAGTTCGACACCGTCGGCACCTTCGAGGAGATCCTCTTCGGTCCCTCGCGCGTCGCCGACGGCACCATGAACCTCATCGGCGCGCTGCGTCGGGCGATGGCCACCACCGGCTACACCGACGTCAAGGAGTTCCAGCGCGTCGAGGTCGTCGTCGAGTAG
- the rnhA gene encoding ribonuclease HI yields the protein MNDEAPDTVVIHTDGACVPNPGPGGWGALLRQGSHELELCGGEAGTTTNNRMELTAPIKALEALRRPVRVELYTDSTYVRSGITTWVAGWMRNGWRTSAKQPVKNVDLWQELQAACERHDVHWHWVKGHAGDEGNERADRLAARGLTEAVEAARGQR from the coding sequence GTGAACGACGAAGCGCCCGACACCGTGGTCATCCACACCGACGGCGCGTGCGTGCCCAACCCCGGGCCCGGCGGGTGGGGGGCCCTGCTGCGCCAGGGCTCCCACGAGCTGGAGCTCTGCGGCGGCGAGGCCGGCACGACCACCAACAACCGGATGGAGCTCACCGCCCCGATCAAGGCGCTCGAGGCGCTGCGGCGACCGGTGCGTGTCGAGCTCTACACCGACAGCACCTACGTGCGCTCGGGCATCACGACCTGGGTGGCGGGCTGGATGCGCAACGGGTGGCGCACCTCGGCCAAACAGCCGGTCAAGAACGTCGACCTGTGGCAGGAGCTGCAGGCGGCCTGCGAGCGGCACGACGTGCACTGGCACTGGGTCAAGGGTCACGCGGGCGACGAGGGCAACGAGCGGGCCGACCGGCTCGCCGCCCGGGGCCTCACCGAGGCGGTCGAGGCTGCCCGCGGACAGCGCTGA
- a CDS encoding GNAT family N-acetyltransferase, with translation MLWKVRASSPDRPGGLAALTQRCAEADVDIRGMQVFPGVDEVTDEVVMEVPPTWGEADVAVLVESAGWRHVFSTPCTGEALTDQPTRYVEAARRVLAAPESFPEVVARLFDTEPDQGAGGDVLEMTVGDVLVQVRRATPFTDTERARGVAVAELVTDVLRRGRPEPAMASPVAGRRLGDGARPSYVVEGRVVSALVADVVVGRATLGEPGADGVDEGCLDLVLRVDPAWRRRGVGTRLLVAASRLALTYGAEEVHLSTTADNRAVLPLVLAAGLRGRIRLASDQLTVRVPVQGLRPLGAGAPAV, from the coding sequence ATGTTGTGGAAGGTGCGGGCCAGCTCGCCGGACCGGCCCGGAGGGCTCGCAGCGCTCACGCAGCGCTGCGCCGAGGCCGACGTCGACATCCGGGGCATGCAGGTCTTCCCGGGTGTCGACGAGGTCACCGACGAGGTGGTGATGGAGGTGCCGCCCACCTGGGGCGAGGCCGACGTGGCGGTGCTCGTCGAGTCCGCCGGCTGGCGCCACGTCTTCTCCACGCCCTGCACGGGCGAGGCGCTCACCGACCAGCCCACCCGCTACGTCGAGGCGGCTCGCCGGGTGCTGGCCGCCCCCGAGTCGTTCCCCGAGGTGGTGGCCCGGCTCTTCGACACCGAGCCCGACCAGGGCGCCGGCGGTGACGTGCTGGAGATGACCGTGGGCGACGTGCTGGTGCAGGTGCGCCGCGCCACCCCCTTCACCGACACCGAGCGGGCCCGCGGGGTGGCGGTCGCCGAGCTCGTCACCGACGTGCTGCGCCGCGGCCGGCCCGAGCCCGCGATGGCCTCCCCGGTCGCCGGCCGGCGCCTCGGCGACGGCGCGCGCCCGTCGTACGTCGTGGAGGGGCGGGTGGTCTCGGCGCTGGTCGCCGACGTCGTCGTCGGTCGCGCCACGCTCGGCGAGCCCGGGGCCGACGGCGTCGACGAGGGCTGCCTCGACCTGGTGCTGCGCGTCGACCCGGCCTGGCGCCGGCGCGGGGTGGGCACCCGGCTGCTGGTCGCCGCGTCGCGGCTCGCGCTGACCTACGGCGCCGAGGAGGTCCACCTCAGCACCACCGCCGACAACCGCGCCGTGCTGCCGCTGGTGCTCGCGGCCGGGCTGCGGGGCCGCATCCGGCTGGCCTCCGACCAGCTCACGGTGCGGGTGCCGGTGCAGGGCCTGCGGCCGCTGGGGGCCGGGGCCCCCGCGGTGTGA
- a CDS encoding alpha-amylase family glycosyl hydrolase has product MNRLIPALTGAALTSALALGLLTTGAALPGAAEPAGAGERKGRATEVARPALRAGLTDHSFYFVMADRFANGDTANDTGGIGGGRLEHGFDPTAKGFFNGGDLVGLREQLDYIEGLGTDAIWLTPVFENKAVQLEDGPSAGYHGYWITDFTRIDPHLGTNADLGDLVDAAHERGMKVFFDIITNHTADVIGYEEGARTAYVPKDVEPYRTAAGEPFDDRDHSGGDDFPELDAQTSFPYTPVLEEGEEDLKVPAWLNDPTLYHNRGNTTFTGEDSQYGDFFGLDDLFTEHPTVREGMIDIYRTWVEDFGIDGFRIDTMKHVDDAFWQDFGPGLLDYARSHGKPDFFMFGEVALDGSDAAAKAFTSGYTTRAGMQSVLDFPFQWAARDFASRGRSAADLARFFVDDDWYTDADSNAYALPTFLGNHDMGRFGHFVGADNPGAGEAELLRRDRLGHELMFFSRGNPVVYYGDEQGFTGTGGDQLARQTMFASQVPEYADDAQLGAAGKTPATGSLDPEHPLYRRIARLDRLTERHPALRDGAHQVRLGQDGPGVAAFSRLDRDQQREYVVLLNNATTARSVTVPTWVRRGGFRKIYGPGERRLRSNGAGALRVEVPALSAVVYAATERLEPSRRAPAVRVRAPRPSGVDRSRMQVAAEVAGRSFAEVTFQAKVGDSGWQSIGTDDSAPYRVFHDTSALATGTPVSYRAAVLDNAGHARLAKSRATTVAEPRLTLRTSGSEGTVSSIDPVTVTAEVQPERAAQSVRFERRLDGGAWEVVGTDTSSPVYQVTDDVEGLDLGTEITYRAVLLEPGADPVTSEPLTVRTAAPQPQRDGVTLAGSLQDELGCPEDWQPACAATHLAFDETDGRWHATFDLPEGEYQWKIAVNDSWEENYGAGGAAGGDNLVLRVPAGGASYTFTWDQVTHVPSVAPAG; this is encoded by the coding sequence GTGAACCGCTTGATCCCTGCCCTGACCGGCGCTGCCCTGACCAGCGCGCTCGCGCTGGGCCTGCTCACCACCGGTGCCGCGCTGCCCGGCGCCGCCGAGCCCGCCGGCGCGGGCGAGCGCAAGGGCCGCGCCACCGAGGTCGCCCGGCCCGCGCTGCGGGCCGGCCTGACCGACCACAGCTTCTACTTCGTGATGGCCGACCGGTTCGCCAACGGTGACACCGCCAACGACACCGGCGGCATCGGGGGCGGCCGGCTCGAGCACGGCTTCGACCCCACCGCCAAGGGCTTCTTCAACGGCGGCGACCTGGTCGGCCTGCGCGAGCAGCTCGACTACATCGAGGGCCTCGGCACCGACGCGATCTGGCTGACCCCGGTCTTCGAGAACAAGGCGGTCCAGCTCGAGGACGGGCCGTCCGCGGGCTACCACGGCTACTGGATCACCGACTTCACGCGCATCGACCCCCACCTCGGCACCAACGCCGACCTGGGCGACCTCGTCGACGCCGCCCACGAGCGCGGCATGAAGGTCTTCTTCGACATCATCACCAACCACACCGCCGACGTGATCGGCTACGAGGAGGGTGCGCGCACGGCGTACGTGCCCAAGGACGTCGAGCCCTACCGCACCGCGGCCGGCGAGCCCTTCGACGACCGCGACCACAGCGGCGGCGACGACTTCCCCGAGCTCGACGCACAGACCTCCTTCCCCTACACGCCGGTGCTCGAGGAGGGCGAGGAGGACCTCAAGGTCCCGGCCTGGCTCAACGACCCGACGCTCTACCACAACCGCGGCAACACGACCTTCACCGGCGAGGACAGCCAGTACGGCGACTTCTTCGGCCTCGACGACCTCTTCACCGAGCACCCCACCGTGCGGGAGGGGATGATCGACATCTACCGCACCTGGGTCGAGGACTTCGGGATCGACGGCTTCCGCATCGACACGATGAAGCACGTCGACGACGCGTTCTGGCAGGACTTCGGGCCGGGCCTGCTCGACTACGCCCGATCCCACGGCAAGCCCGACTTCTTCATGTTCGGCGAGGTCGCCCTCGACGGCAGCGACGCGGCGGCCAAGGCCTTCACCTCCGGCTACACCACCCGCGCCGGCATGCAGTCGGTCCTCGACTTCCCCTTCCAGTGGGCCGCTCGCGACTTCGCCTCGCGCGGGCGCAGCGCCGCCGACCTGGCGCGCTTCTTCGTCGACGACGACTGGTACACCGACGCCGACTCCAACGCCTACGCGCTGCCCACCTTCCTCGGCAACCACGACATGGGCCGCTTCGGCCACTTCGTCGGCGCCGACAACCCGGGGGCGGGGGAGGCCGAGCTGCTGCGCCGCGACCGGCTGGGCCACGAGCTGATGTTCTTCTCTCGCGGCAACCCGGTCGTCTACTACGGCGACGAGCAGGGCTTCACCGGCACCGGCGGCGACCAGCTGGCCCGCCAGACGATGTTCGCCAGCCAGGTGCCGGAGTACGCCGACGACGCCCAGCTCGGCGCCGCCGGCAAGACCCCGGCCACCGGCAGCCTCGACCCCGAGCACCCGCTCTACCGCCGCATCGCCCGCCTCGACCGGCTCACCGAGCGTCACCCCGCGCTGCGCGACGGCGCCCACCAGGTGCGCCTGGGCCAGGACGGCCCCGGCGTCGCCGCCTTCTCCCGGCTCGACCGCGACCAGCAGCGGGAGTACGTCGTGCTGCTCAACAACGCGACCACCGCGCGCTCGGTCACGGTGCCGACCTGGGTCCGCCGGGGCGGGTTCCGCAAGATCTACGGCCCCGGCGAGCGACGCCTGCGCAGCAACGGAGCCGGCGCGCTGCGGGTCGAGGTGCCCGCGCTCTCCGCCGTCGTGTACGCCGCCACCGAGCGGCTCGAGCCCTCGCGCCGCGCCCCCGCGGTGCGGGTGCGGGCCCCGCGCCCCAGCGGTGTGGACCGCTCCCGCATGCAGGTGGCGGCCGAGGTGGCCGGGCGCTCCTTCGCCGAGGTGACCTTCCAGGCCAAGGTCGGCGACAGCGGCTGGCAGAGCATCGGCACCGACGACTCGGCGCCCTACCGGGTCTTCCACGACACCAGCGCCCTGGCCACCGGCACGCCGGTCAGCTACCGCGCCGCCGTGCTCGACAACGCCGGCCACGCCCGGCTCGCGAAGTCGCGCGCCACGACCGTGGCCGAGCCCAGGCTGACCCTGCGCACCTCGGGCTCCGAGGGCACCGTCAGCAGCATCGACCCGGTCACCGTGACCGCGGAGGTCCAGCCCGAGCGCGCCGCCCAGTCGGTGCGCTTCGAGCGCCGGCTCGACGGGGGCGCGTGGGAGGTCGTCGGCACCGACACCTCCTCGCCCGTCTACCAGGTCACCGACGACGTCGAGGGGCTCGACCTCGGCACCGAGATCACCTACCGTGCCGTGCTGCTCGAGCCCGGCGCCGACCCGGTCACCAGCGAGCCGCTCACCGTGCGCACCGCCGCACCCCAGCCCCAGCGCGACGGCGTCACCCTGGCGGGCAGCCTGCAGGACGAGCTCGGCTGCCCCGAGGACTGGCAGCCCGCCTGCGCGGCAACCCATCTCGCCTTCGACGAGACCGACGGGCGCTGGCACGCCACCTTCGACCTGCCCGAGGGCGAGTACCAGTGGAAGATCGCCGTGAACGACTCGTGGGAGGAGAACTACGGCGCCGGGGGAGCGGCTGGTGGCGACAACCTGGTGCTGCGCGTGCCGGCCGGCGGGGCGTCGTACACCTTCACCTGGGACCAGGTCACCCACGTGCCCTCGGTGGCGCCTGCCGGCTGA
- a CDS encoding cation diffusion facilitator family transporter, whose product MGAGHDHGAGANRSRLAVALALTAVVVVAQAVGSVVTGSLALLVDTAHMLTDTVGLGMALLASVLMARPATDRHTWGLRRAEVIAALAQAALLLAVGGFALVEGVRRLVTPADVPSTSLLVFGVVGLVANLVALGVLTGRRGANLNMRAAYLEVLNDALGSVAVIVGAVLIAAFGWVRADSVAGLLIALLILPRTLLLLRDSTRVLLESVPPGLDLADVRRHILEVEHVVDVHDLHVTRVSSDLPVLTAHVTMQRACFESGHSGEVLRELQRCVAEHFDVAIEHSTFQIEPEGHAGTEHAHH is encoded by the coding sequence GTGGGCGCCGGGCACGACCACGGGGCCGGTGCGAACCGCAGCCGGTTGGCGGTGGCGCTCGCGCTGACCGCCGTGGTCGTCGTCGCCCAGGCGGTCGGCTCGGTGGTCACCGGCAGCCTGGCGCTGCTGGTCGACACCGCCCACATGCTCACCGACACCGTCGGGCTGGGCATGGCGCTGCTGGCCAGCGTGCTGATGGCCCGGCCGGCCACCGACCGGCACACCTGGGGGCTGCGCCGCGCCGAGGTGATCGCCGCGCTGGCCCAGGCCGCGCTGCTGCTCGCGGTCGGCGGCTTCGCGCTCGTCGAGGGCGTACGACGCCTGGTCACCCCTGCCGACGTGCCGTCCACGTCGCTGCTGGTCTTCGGCGTGGTCGGCCTGGTGGCCAACCTCGTCGCGCTGGGGGTGCTGACCGGCAGACGGGGGGCCAACCTCAACATGCGCGCGGCGTACCTCGAGGTGCTCAACGACGCGCTGGGCTCGGTGGCGGTGATCGTGGGCGCGGTGCTGATCGCCGCCTTCGGGTGGGTGCGAGCCGACAGCGTCGCGGGCCTGCTGATCGCGCTGCTGATCCTGCCGCGCACCCTGCTGCTTCTGCGCGACAGCACCCGGGTGCTGCTCGAGTCGGTGCCCCCGGGGCTCGACCTGGCCGACGTGCGCCGCCACATCCTCGAGGTCGAGCACGTCGTCGACGTGCACGACCTCCACGTCACCCGGGTCTCCTCCGACCTGCCGGTGCTCACGGCGCACGTGACCATGCAGCGCGCCTGCTTCGAGTCCGGCCACTCGGGCGAGGTGCTGCGCGAGCTGCAGCGCTGCGTGGCCGAGCACTTCGACGTCGCCATCGAGCACTCGACGTTCCAGATCGAGCCCGAGGGCCACGCCGGCACCGAGCACGCCCACCACTGA
- a CDS encoding carbon-nitrogen hydrolase family protein, which produces MTTTSLRVAAGQAAAAPGDLDANVRTTARLAALAGDQGVRVLVLPEAFLTGYEPAVFGGDLPGPADLTGPRLDPVREQARRTDLTVVVGTALDRGARRTLSTVVVRPDGEVVVAYDKQHVDLDERAWFEPGDHGASVLVDGVELGLSTCYDGCFPEHARAASDAGALGYLCSAAYFPGGAHRRDLYYAARALDNGFYVVLSGLTGRCGDSSFIGGSAVYDPEGRPLARLGEEEGLAVAELDPGLVLATRERHRMHHDHRGDLGTRVRV; this is translated from the coding sequence GTGACCACGACCTCGCTGCGCGTCGCGGCCGGCCAGGCCGCGGCGGCGCCGGGCGACCTCGACGCCAACGTGCGCACCACCGCGCGCCTCGCGGCGCTGGCGGGCGACCAGGGGGTGCGGGTGCTGGTGCTGCCCGAGGCGTTCCTGACCGGCTACGAACCCGCGGTCTTCGGCGGCGACCTGCCCGGCCCCGCCGACCTCACCGGGCCCCGCCTCGACCCGGTGCGCGAGCAGGCCCGGCGCACCGACCTGACGGTCGTCGTCGGCACCGCCCTCGACCGGGGTGCGCGGCGCACCCTCTCGACCGTGGTGGTGCGCCCCGACGGCGAGGTCGTGGTGGCCTACGACAAGCAGCACGTCGACCTCGACGAGCGCGCGTGGTTCGAGCCGGGCGACCACGGCGCCTCGGTGCTCGTCGACGGCGTCGAGCTCGGCCTGTCGACCTGCTACGACGGCTGCTTCCCCGAGCACGCCCGCGCCGCCAGCGACGCCGGCGCCCTGGGCTACCTGTGCTCGGCGGCGTACTTCCCCGGGGGCGCCCACCGCCGCGACCTCTACTACGCGGCACGGGCGCTCGACAACGGCTTCTACGTGGTGCTCTCCGGGCTGACCGGCCGCTGCGGCGACAGCTCGTTCATCGGCGGCTCGGCCGTCTACGACCCCGAGGGCCGGCCGCTGGCCCGGCTGGGCGAGGAGGAGGGGCTGGCCGTCGCCGAGCTCGACCCCGGGCTGGTGCTGGCGACCCGCGAGCGGCACCGCATGCACCACGACCACCGCGGCGACCTGGGGACGCGCGTCCGGGTGTGA
- the guaB gene encoding IMP dehydrogenase: MEIPEKFAALGLTYDDVLLLPGHSDLAPADIDTTSRLTREISLKVPLVSAAMDTVTESRMAIAMAREGGMGVLHRNLSIDDQAYQVDLVKRTQTGIISNPVVIGPDATLEELDRLCGEYRVSGLPVVDADQRLLGIITNRDLRFTPVAEWATLKVEEVMTPMPLITGPVGISRDEATALLRKHKRERLPLVDDQGRLAGLITVKDFVKSEQFPHASYDAHGRLLVGAAIGYFGDAWQRATTLVEAGVDVLVADTAHGNVRLLLDMVARLKSDPATRHVQVIGGNVATREGAQAFVDAGADAVKVGVGPGSICTTRVVTGVGVPQVSAVYEASLATKPAGVPLIADGGMKYSGEIAKAIVAGADAVMLGSLLAGCEESPGELVFVNGKQYKSYRGMGSLGAMSSRGKKSYSKDRYFQAEVTSDDQIVPEGIEGQVAYRGPLSAVSHQLTGGLTQSMFYVGARTVPELQEKGRFVRITSASLNESHPHGVQMTVEAPNYTGR; encoded by the coding sequence GTGGAGATCCCGGAGAAGTTCGCGGCCCTCGGCCTCACCTACGACGACGTGCTGCTGCTGCCGGGTCACTCCGACCTGGCGCCGGCCGACATCGACACGACCTCCCGCCTGACCAGGGAGATCTCGCTCAAGGTGCCGCTGGTCAGCGCTGCGATGGACACCGTGACCGAGTCGCGGATGGCGATCGCGATGGCCCGCGAGGGCGGCATGGGCGTGCTGCACCGCAACCTCTCGATCGACGACCAGGCCTACCAGGTCGACCTGGTCAAGCGCACCCAGACCGGCATCATCTCCAACCCCGTGGTCATCGGGCCCGACGCGACCCTCGAGGAGCTCGACCGCCTCTGCGGCGAGTACCGCGTCTCGGGCCTGCCGGTCGTCGACGCCGACCAGCGCCTGCTGGGCATCATCACCAACCGCGACCTGCGCTTCACCCCGGTCGCGGAGTGGGCCACGCTCAAGGTCGAGGAGGTGATGACCCCGATGCCGCTGATCACCGGCCCGGTCGGCATCTCCCGCGACGAGGCCACCGCCCTGCTGCGCAAGCACAAGCGCGAGCGGCTGCCGCTGGTCGACGACCAGGGCCGCCTCGCGGGCCTGATCACCGTCAAGGACTTCGTCAAGAGCGAGCAGTTCCCGCACGCGTCGTACGACGCCCACGGGCGCCTGCTCGTCGGCGCGGCCATCGGCTACTTCGGCGACGCGTGGCAGCGCGCCACCACCCTCGTCGAGGCCGGCGTCGACGTGCTGGTCGCCGACACCGCCCACGGCAACGTGCGGCTGCTGCTCGACATGGTCGCCCGCCTCAAGAGCGACCCGGCCACCCGCCACGTGCAGGTCATCGGCGGCAACGTCGCGACCCGCGAGGGCGCCCAGGCCTTCGTCGACGCCGGCGCCGACGCGGTCAAGGTCGGGGTGGGCCCCGGCTCGATCTGCACCACCCGTGTCGTCACCGGCGTGGGCGTCCCGCAGGTCAGCGCGGTCTACGAGGCCTCGCTGGCCACCAAGCCGGCCGGGGTCCCGCTGATCGCCGACGGCGGCATGAAGTACTCCGGCGAGATCGCGAAGGCGATCGTCGCGGGCGCCGACGCGGTGATGCTGGGCTCGCTGCTGGCCGGCTGCGAGGAGTCGCCCGGCGAGCTGGTCTTCGTCAACGGCAAGCAGTACAAGTCCTACCGGGGCATGGGCTCGCTGGGTGCGATGTCGAGCCGTGGCAAGAAGTCGTACTCCAAGGACCGCTACTTCCAGGCCGAGGTGACCAGCGACGACCAGATCGTGCCCGAGGGCATCGAGGGCCAGGTCGCCTACCGCGGCCCGCTCTCGGCGGTCTCCCACCAGCTCACCGGCGGGCTGACCCAGTCGATGTTCTACGTCGGCGCGCGCACCGTGCCCGAGCTGCAGGAGAAGGGCCGCTTCGTGCGGATCACCTCCGCCTCGCTCAACGAGAGCCACCCGCACGGCGTGCAGATGACCGTCGAGGCGCCCAACTACACGGGTCGCTGA